The region GGTGCCCGTGCTCCACGACCGCCAGGTGACTCTCGCCGCGCCCGCCGCGGTCTGACCTGCCGGACATCGCACCAAAGCGGCCCCGCGCCATCCAGGCGCGGGGCCGCTCCGTATTCTGTCATCCTGAGCCCCAAGCGCACCGCGCCGTCCCAATCCCCATGCGTCGCGGGGCGAAGGATCCAGCCGCGGACACGTACAAACCTGGGCGCGGCAGCGGTCACGAATGCGGGATCTCGGCTTTCCCGGTGGCGCGCAGGACACCCGCCCCGCGGGGCCCCCTGAGCGGGTGAACCCGCCGCTGGGACAGCGGAAAGCCCGACTCGGGCCGCTGTCGCGTCCCGCTCGGGGCTTCACCTGCCGCGCGAGCTCGTGTCCGCTACGAGCGCGCGCGGGTTTCCAGCGCTTGCTTCGCTTCGTCCAGCGCCTGGACTGCCTGGTCACGTGCTACGCTGGGAAAGTCATCCAGAAACTCTGTTAGCGCGTGGCCGCCTGCCAAGTAGTCGATCAAGTTCTTGAACGGAACGCGAGTGCCGACGAAGATCGGCACTCCGCCCATGATCTCCGGATCGCAGTGAATCGCACTGGGTCTACTCACGCTCCTGACCTCCGGAAGAGAGCGGACGTCTACAGGCGCCGCAACAATCCTTCACTCCGCGTCGCGTGTCCAGCGGAGCTGGAACTCCAGCTCTTCCGAGGTGCCCTCGCGCTCGTGCTCGATGTTGAAGTCGGCGGTGGCGGGGATGCGCAGGCGCTCGCCGGCTACCTGGATGTTGAAGGGCTTTCCGGTTTCGATGGCGTCGGCCAGGCGCCGCAGCTTCTGGACGAACTGGGCGCGGGAATAGGTCTTTTCGAGGTCGCGGTCGGCAGGCATGGATCTCGTGCACGGGATTGGGTGGCGTCGAGCTGGATCGAAGCCAAGTGTACCGGCGCGCGCGGGGCGGAGCAAGACAGAAGCGGGCCCGGCCGTCATCATGGCCGAGCCCGCCCGCTGCGCTTCGGAGTGACCGCTCAGTCGATCAGCGGCAGGCCGGTGCGGCTGTACAGCGCGGCCTGCAGGATGACGGCGGCCGTGTTGATGTTCTCGCTGCCCGTGCTTTTGCGTCCGTTCTCGTACACGCCGGAGCTCCACCCGCGCTCGGTGCGCGCGGCGGCGACCGCATCCACCGCGTTCCGCGTGTATCCGCCGGGAAGCAGCGCGTGCCAGGCAAACGCCGCCTTGGCGCTGATCCACCGGGGGTCGTTCAGGTCCACGTCCGAGCCCTGCACGTTCACCACGAACTGCTGGCCGTGGTGGTTGATGGAGTAGTAGTAGAAGTACCACGGCGCCACCGGAACGTGGTCCTCGCTGACCATCGTCATCTGCCCGGTGCGCTTGAACCGCTCCTCCTGAACCTTCAGCACGCGTTCCGACAGCGCGCGCATCTCGGCATTCCACCCGACCTCCAGCCCGGCGAGGATGAACGGCTCGCTCGTCAGGTGCTCGTCACCGCGGCGGTCGGCCAGCAGCGGCACGCCCAGCACCTCGATGGGAAAGGTGTTCTCGGACAGGCTCAGCGCGCGCGGGGCGGGGTAGCCCCACAGTTCGAAGCCGCGCGCCGCGTACTGCTCGTACCCTAGCCTGCCCTCGCGATAGCGGCGCACGGCTCCGGCGGCATCCACGTCCGTGCCCCACAGGTACCCATCGGCCACCACGCGGCCCAGGTCCAGCCGCGCGACGATGCGACTGATCTCCGGCGCGTACTGGGGCTGCTTTTCGGCGATGATGCGCAGCCAGACGAGCAGCCGGCCGACGTCCGTAGCCGACCATCCCGTGCCACGCTCCGACGAACTGACGTCGCGGTCGTCGCGCCCGGCGATGGCGGCCGTGGGAGTCCGGTAGTTCTTGCTGAAGACGGCCCCGTCGAACAGGGGCATGGTTTCCAGCGTCTTGAGCGCCCGGCTCATCCGCGCGTCGTACTCCGTGCGCGGCAGCAGGCCCAGCCGGTTGGCGCAGTACATCGCCGAGAGGCCGCTGGCGATGTCCCACACGGTGGCGTACTTGTAGTCGTGGACGGAGTTGATCAACCCGGTTGTCGGCTGGTACTGGCTGTCGGCGTACTGCCAGGCGGCTCGGGCGGCCTCAAGGAACAGCGCCTGGTCCGCATGCGGGTTCGTGACGCGCGGATCGGGATCAGGCTCCGGGGCAACCGGCCCCACGTTGTCGAGGCACCCGGCCGTAAGAAGCAGGGTGAGCGTAACGAACGCAAATTTGTGGGTGGATCTCAGCAATTCCATCGACAATCAGCCTCTCCTGTTCCGAGCACCCGGTCCTCATCCACGCTCCCTTACACCGGTCGCCTTTCCGCGTTCAAGTTCTGAGCCATAAACGAGTTACGTGGAAACATCGGACGGGATCTCCATCCAGCCCTGGCCGACGAGAACCGCGCTGCCGCCCACGCGGATGGCCGTGATGGAGCCGGCTTCCACCTCCGCCTCCAGATAGAGCGTGCTGGGACGGCCCATCTCCACGCCCTGCTCCACCGTCCACCGGTGCGTCGACGGCTCGCCGTTCTCGCGGCGGGCCAGGTACGCGGCGAGCGCCGTCGCCGCGGCGCCGGTCGCCGGGTCTTCGCCCAGGCCCATGGCGGGTGCGAACATCCGCGCGCGCAGGTCCGCACCCTCCGCGCCGGGCGCGACGATGTACAGGTGCGGCGCCCAGGTATCCGCCAGCACGCGCTCCCAAGCACCCTGGTCCATGCGCACGCGGGCCAGGGCTTCGCGCGAGCGCACGGGCACGATGACGAACGGCACGCCGCATGAGGCCGTTCCCGGCGCCCACTCACCGTCCAGCAGGTCCGACTCGTCCAGTCCGATGACCCGCGCCAGTTCTGCGGGCGCCGGGGGCGGCGGGCCGAACTCCGGCGCCTGCGCCGCGGTGAGCTGCGCGAACGTCGGCCGGCCGGCTTCCCGCCAGATGCGCACGGCGACAGGGCCGACCGTCTCTTCGAGGACAATGTTCTGGACGTCCTCCGGCACCGCGCCCGTTTCGCCGAGCAGCACCGCCGTGCCCACTGTGGGATGCCCGGCGAACGGAAGCTCGACGGCGGGGGTGAAGATGCGCAGCTTTCGCGTGCCCGCCTCCGTCTCGGCGGGCAGCACGAAGACCGTTTCCGACAGGTTCAGCTCCGCCGCGACGCGCTGCATCTGCTCGGTAGAGAGACCGCGGCCATCGGGAAAGACGGCGAGCGGGTTGCCTCCGAACACGCGGTCGGTGAATACGTCCAGCAGGTGGTAGGAGTAGCGCATCGTCGGTCGAGTCGAGTGGGGAATGCGAGCCGTGCGGCTTGGGTCCACACGGTACGGCGGGTGCGCGGGGCTAGTCAAATCACGTTCCCACCACTTGCCCGTTGGCCGGGAGCGCTGTTCTCACTATCTTGTTTCACCACTTGTTCCCCACGGCGGGCAGGCCTGCATGGCCCCACCGCCGCGTCCGCTCTTCCGTGTGACCCCGCAGGACCGGTGAGCACTGTGTTTACCCTCGATGACAAGCAGCGGCGCGAGCTGTGGGGCCTGGGCCTGTTCGCCCTGGGCCTGCTGCTGGCGCTGAGCCTGTTCCCCGTCGCCGCGGTGGGCGCCGAAGGCGTGTTCCCCGCCGGCAACGTGGTGGGAATCGTCGGCCGGCACCTGGGCCAGGCGGTGATTGGATTCCTGGGCGTGGGCGCCGTGGCGCTGCCCCTGCTGGCGTGGATCTGGGGCGCGTTCGCCTACCACCGCATGGGGCCGGCGACCGCGTTCCGCTGGACGTTCCTGCTGTCGGGGCTGATGGTGATCATCCCCGGCGCCATCAGTGTGCTGGGGGCCACCGCGGGAACGCCGACGCTTTCCGCCGGCTGGCTGGGCGCCGCGCTGGCGATGCTGCTGGTTTCGTCCGTGGGCACGGTGGGCGGCGCGATCGTGCTCTTCTTCGCATTTGCGGGCCTCTGCGTGGCCACGGTGGGATGGAACCCCCTGCGCAGCATGTTCCACGGCGGGCGTTTCGCCGTCACGCAGGCCAAGCAGGCCGCCGTCGCCCTGCCCAAGCCCACGCTGGCGCTGCCGAGCACGCTGAAGTTTCTCCCCAAGCGCACCGTGTCGGACGCGGCGGAGGAGGACGACGGGCTGCCCCCGGTCCCCGGGACCGCGCCCGCGTCGGTGGTGCAGGACGACTTCGAGGAAGCCGAGATCGAGGGATACTGGGAGGGGCTGGACGAGGATGTCGGGGTGGATCCCGACGCTACCGTGCTCGACGGCGTCGCCGCCGTCCCGGTGGCGCAGCCCGTGGCCGCCGCCGCCAAGGCGAAGGCCGCGCCGAAGTCCGTCGCGGCCAAGCCCGCCGGCCCCCGCGGCGTGAGCGCCGAGCAGGTGGAGCTGATCCCCGAAGACAGTGGCGACCCGCTCGCCAACGACGTGCCGCCCAGCGGCATGCTGACCGCCGCGCCGCCGCGCGACGACGCGCGCAACCGCGAGGAGCTCGACAAGCTCGGCCAAGTGCTGATCGACAAGCTGGCCACCTTCAAGATCGAGGGATCGATCGTCGGGATGACGTCGGGTCCGGTGGTCACGCAGTTCGAGATCAGCCCTGCGCCGGGGGTGAAGGTGGCGCGCATCGCCAACCTGGAGGCCGACCTGGCGCTGGCGCTGCGCGCGCCCTCCGTCCGCATCGTGGCGCCGATCCCGGGCAAGGGCGCCGTGGGCGTCGAGGTGCCCAATCCCACGCCCGAGATGGTGTACTTTCGCGAGACCATCGAATCGCCCGCGTACCGCGCCACCAAGGCCGCGCTGCCGCTGGCGCTGGGCAA is a window of Longimicrobium sp. DNA encoding:
- a CDS encoding DUF433 domain-containing protein; its protein translation is MSRPSAIHCDPEIMGGVPIFVGTRVPFKNLIDYLAGGHALTEFLDDFPSVARDQAVQALDEAKQALETRARS
- a CDS encoding amphi-Trp domain-containing protein, which encodes MPADRDLEKTYSRAQFVQKLRRLADAIETGKPFNIQVAGERLRIPATADFNIEHEREGTSEELEFQLRWTRDAE
- a CDS encoding DUF3131 domain-containing protein, translating into MELLRSTHKFAFVTLTLLLTAGCLDNVGPVAPEPDPDPRVTNPHADQALFLEAARAAWQYADSQYQPTTGLINSVHDYKYATVWDIASGLSAMYCANRLGLLPRTEYDARMSRALKTLETMPLFDGAVFSKNYRTPTAAIAGRDDRDVSSSERGTGWSATDVGRLLVWLRIIAEKQPQYAPEISRIVARLDLGRVVADGYLWGTDVDAAGAVRRYREGRLGYEQYAARGFELWGYPAPRALSLSENTFPIEVLGVPLLADRRGDEHLTSEPFILAGLEVGWNAEMRALSERVLKVQEERFKRTGQMTMVSEDHVPVAPWYFYYYSINHHGQQFVVNVQGSDVDLNDPRWISAKAAFAWHALLPGGYTRNAVDAVAAARTERGWSSGVYENGRKSTGSENINTAAVILQAALYSRTGLPLID
- a CDS encoding PhzF family phenazine biosynthesis protein, which encodes MRYSYHLLDVFTDRVFGGNPLAVFPDGRGLSTEQMQRVAAELNLSETVFVLPAETEAGTRKLRIFTPAVELPFAGHPTVGTAVLLGETGAVPEDVQNIVLEETVGPVAVRIWREAGRPTFAQLTAAQAPEFGPPPPAPAELARVIGLDESDLLDGEWAPGTASCGVPFVIVPVRSREALARVRMDQGAWERVLADTWAPHLYIVAPGAEGADLRARMFAPAMGLGEDPATGAAATALAAYLARRENGEPSTHRWTVEQGVEMGRPSTLYLEAEVEAGSITAIRVGGSAVLVGQGWMEIPSDVST
- a CDS encoding FtsK/SpoIIIE family DNA translocase, which produces MSTVFTLDDKQRRELWGLGLFALGLLLALSLFPVAAVGAEGVFPAGNVVGIVGRHLGQAVIGFLGVGAVALPLLAWIWGAFAYHRMGPATAFRWTFLLSGLMVIIPGAISVLGATAGTPTLSAGWLGAALAMLLVSSVGTVGGAIVLFFAFAGLCVATVGWNPLRSMFHGGRFAVTQAKQAAVALPKPTLALPSTLKFLPKRTVSDAAEEDDGLPPVPGTAPASVVQDDFEEAEIEGYWEGLDEDVGVDPDATVLDGVAAVPVAQPVAAAAKAKAAPKSVAAKPAGPRGVSAEQVELIPEDSGDPLANDVPPSGMLTAAPPRDDARNREELDKLGQVLIDKLATFKIEGSIVGMTSGPVVTQFEISPAPGVKVARIANLEADLALALRAPSVRIVAPIPGKGAVGVEVPNPTPEMVYFRETIESPAYRATKAALPLALGKDIAGRPTVVDLAKMPHLLIAGATGSGKSVCVNTIITSLIFRHTPRSLRFLMVDPKMVELSMYNDLPHLRHPVVTDNNDAAAVLKWAVLEMERRYALLSVNSVRNIGDFNKRVEQNAILRTPEADGDEGDPDRWIYKGGELPYIVVIIDELADLMMTVQGEVEKPLALLAQKARAIGIHLILATQRPSVNVITGLIKANFPSRIAFRVSSKVDSRTILDGNGADSLLGNGDMLMLPPGSSELTRIQGAYLSTEETEEVMKWYREQARIRREEAIAAGLELAEGTGEANILDVVRASEDTGELEPEEAIGERDKLFREAAELCVQHQGGSTSLLQRRLRIGYGRAARIIDQLHFAGVLGPPDGSKPREVLIDFTQIDTICGG